Proteins from a genomic interval of Marmota flaviventris isolate mMarFla1 chromosome 8, mMarFla1.hap1, whole genome shotgun sequence:
- the Usp19 gene encoding ubiquitin carboxyl-terminal hydrolase 19 isoform X20, with the protein MSGGASATGPRRGPPGLEEATSKKKQKDRANQESKDGDPRRGSVPNPQEEHTKEELLLDWGQNENEVIVKLRVGAGPLRLEEVDTVFTDTNCVVRLPGGRQWGGVLYAEIESSCAKVQARKGGVLQLALPKKVPLLTWPSLLKKPLGTQELVPRLRCQENGQELSPIALDPGPEPRRAKQEARNQKRAQGRGEVGSGAGPGAQAGPSAKRAVHLCRGPEGEGSRDGPGPQGDAPPFLADPAPQVEAEEQLCVPPLNPQTCLLGSEKNLALLAGEKSVSPRNDPVSPAVAQIRDPGKDDLVKEEMTVATDAATLVDGKEPESMVNLAFVKNDSYEKGPDSVVVHVYVKEIHRDTSRVLFREQDFTLIFQTRDGNFLRLHPGCGPHTIFRWQVKLRNLIEPEHCTFCFTASRIDICLHKRQSQRWGGLEAPAARGAVGGAKVAVPTGPTPLDSTPPGGTPHPMTGQEEARAMEKDKSKARSEDTGLDGVVTRTTLEHVVPKPEPHLASPKPTCMVPPMPHSPVSGDSVEEEEEEEKKVCLPGFTGLVNLGNTCFMNSVIQSLSNTRELRDFFHDRSFEAEINYNNPLGTGGRLAIGFAVLLRALWKGTHHAFQPSKLKAIVASKASQFTGYAQHDAQEFMAFLLDGLHEDLNRIQNKPYTETVDSDGRPDEVVAEEAWQRHKMRNDSFIVDLFQGQYKSKLVCPVCAKVSITFDPFLYLPVPLPQKQKVLPVFYFAREPHSKPIKFLVSVSKENSSVSEVLDSLSQSVHVKPENLRLAEVIKNRFHRIFLPSHSLDTVSPSDMLLCFELLSPELAKERVVVLEVQQRPQVPSVPISKCAACQRKQQSEDEKLKRCTRCYRVGYCNQLCQKTHWPDHKGLCRPENIGYPFLVSVPASRLTYARLAQLLEGYARYSVSVFQPPFQPGRMALESQSPGCTTLLSNSSLEAGDSEKDSTQPPELQLVTSVAEGDMGVPQVWASPDRCPVPSTSGISSEMLTSGPIEGTSLPPVERVSRPEAAVPGYQHPSEAINAHTPQFFIYKIDASNREQRLEDKGETPLELGDDCSLALVWRNNERLQEFVLVDSKDLECAEDPGSAGEAARAGHFTLDQCLNLFTRPEVLAPEEAWYCPQCKQHREASKQLLLWRLPNVLIVQLKRFSFRSFIWRDKINDLVEFPVRNLDLSKFCIGQKEEQLPSYDLYAVINHYGGMIGGHYTACARLPNDRSSQRSDVGWRLFDDSTVTTVDESQVVTRYAYVLFYRRRNSPVERPPRAGHSEHHPDLGPAAEAAASQASRIWQELEAEEELVPEGPGPLGPWGPQDWVGPPPRGSTTPDEGCLRYFVLGTMAALVALVLNVFYPLVSQSHWR; encoded by the exons ATGTCTGGCGGGGCCAGTGCCACGGGCCCAAGGAGAGGGCCCCCAGGACTGGAGGAGGCCACTAGTAAGAAGAAGCAGAAGGATAGAGCAAACCAGGAGAGCAAGGATGGAGACCCTAGGAGAG GGTCAGTGCCCAATCCACAAGAGGAGCATACCAAAGAGG AGTTGTTGCTTGATTGGGGACAGAATGAAAATGAGGTAATTGTCAAGCTGCGTGTGGGAGCAGGACCCttgcggctggaggaggtggatacTGTTTTCACAGACACCAACTGTGTGGTGCGGCTTCCAG GTGGTCGGCAGTGGGGTGGTGTCCTTTATGCTGAAATAGAAAGTTCTTGCGCCAAAGTTCAGGCCCGTAAGGGTGGAGTCCTACAGCTGGCATTACCCAAGAAGGTGCCTCTGCTCACGTGGCCCTCTCTCCTG AAGAAACCTCTAGGGACCCAGGAGCTGGTGCCCAGGCTGCGGTGCCAGGAGAATGGGCAGGAACTGTCTCCCATTGCCCTGGACCCAGGCCCTGAGCCCCGCCGGGCTAAGCAGGAGGCCCGGAACCAGAAGCGGGCCCAGGGCCGTGGTGAGGTAGGCTCAGGGGCTGGCCCCGGGGCCCAGGCAGGGCCCAGCGCCAAGAGGGCTGTACATCTCTGcagagggccagagggggaagggtccAGGGATGGCCCTGGACCCCAGGGTGATGCTCCACCCTTCCTGGCTGATCCAGCCCCCCAG GTTGAGGCTGAAGAACAGCTCTGTGTACCACCACTGAATCCGCAAACCTGCCTCCTAGGCTCAGAGAAGAATTTAGCCCTTTTGGCAGGAGAGAAGTCAGTGTCCCCCAGGAATGACCCAGTCTCCCCAGCAGTGGCCCAGATCAGAGACCCTGGGAAAGATGACCTTGTCAAAGAAGAGATGACAGTAGCAACAGATGCCGCAACGTTGGTGGATGgtaaag AGCCTGAGTCCATGGTGAACCTGGCATTTGTCAAGAATGACTCATATGAGAAGGGCCCGGATTCAGTGGTGGTGCACGTGTACGTGAAGGAGATCCACAGGGATACCTCTCGAGTACTTTTCCGTGAACAGGACTTCACACTCATCTTCCAGACCAG GGATGGAAACTTCTTGAGGCTGCATCCGGGCTGTGGGCCCCACACCATCTTCCGTTGGCAGGTGAAGCTCAG GAACCTGATTGAGCCAGAACATTGCACCTTCTGTTTCACGGCCTCTCGCATCGACATCTGCCTCCATAAGCGTCAGAGTCAGCGCTGGGGGGGGCTGGAGGCCCCAGCTGCACGAG GTGCAGTGGGTGGTGCAAAGGTTGCCGTGCCGACAGGTCCAACACCTCTGGATTCAACCCCTCCGGGAGGTACCCCTCACCCCATGACAGGCCAGGAGGAAGCCCGGGCTATGGAGAAAGATAAATCCAAGGCTCGATCCGAGGACACAGGGCTGGATGGTGTGGTGACCCGTACAACCTTGGAGCATGTTGTCCCAAAGCCAGAGCCACACCTGGCCTCG CCCAAGCCCACATGTATGGTACCTCCAATGCCCCACAGCCCTGTGAGTGGAGAtagtgtggaggaggaggaggaggaagagaagaaggtgTGTCTGCCAGGTTTCACTGGCCTTGTCAACTTAGGCAACACTTGCTTCATGAACAGTGTCATTCAGTCTCTTTCCAACACTCGGGAACTTCGGGACTTCTTCCATG ACCGTTCCTTTGAGGCAGAGATCAACTACAACAACCCACTGGGGACTGGTGGACGTCTGGCCATTGGCTTTGCTGTGTTGCTCCGGGCCCTGTGGAAGGGCACTCACCATGCctttcagccttccaagttgaaG GCCATTGTGGCAAGCAAGGCCAGCCAGTTCACAGGCTATGCCCAGCACGATGCCCAGGAGTTCATGGCTTTCCTGCTGGATGGGCTACATGAGGACCTGAATCGAATCCAGAACAAGCCATACACGGAAACCGTGGACTCGGATGGACGGCCTGATGag GTGGTGGCTGAGGAAGCATGGCAGCGGCACAAGATGAGGAACGATTCTTTCATTGTGGACCTATTTCAGGGCCAGTACAAGTCGAAGCTGGTGTGCCCTGTATGTGCCAAG GTCTCCATCACATTTGACCCGTTCCTTTATCTGCCGGTGCCCTTGCCACAAAAACAAAAGGTTCTCCCTGTCTTTTATTTTGCTCGAGAGCCACATAGCAAGCCTATCAAG TTCCTGGTGAGTGTTAGCAAGGAAAATTCCAGTGTGAGTGAAGTTTTGGATTCCCTCTCTCAGAGTGTCCATGTGAAACCTGAGAACCTGCGTCTGGCTGAG GTAATTAAGAATCGCTTCCATCGTATATTCCTGCCCTCTCACTCATTGGACACTGTGTCCCCATCTGACATGCTTCTCTGCTTTGAGCTGCTGTCCCCAGAGTTAGCTAAGGAACGGGTAGTGGTGCTAGAAGTACAACAG CGCCCCCAGGTGCCCAGCGTCCCTATCTCCAAGTGTGCCGCCTGCCAGCGGAAGCAGCAGTCAGAGGATGAAAAACTGAAGCGATGTACCCGGTGCTACCGTGTGGGCTACTGCAACCA gCTCTGTCAGAAAACCCATTGGCCTGACCATAAGGGTCTCTGCCGCCCTGAGAACATTGGTTACCCCTTCCTGGTCAGTGTACCTGCCTCACGCCTCACTTATGCCCGTCTTGCTCAGCTGCTAGAGGGTTATGCCCG GTACTCTGTGAGTGTATTCCAGCCACCCTTCCAGCCTGGTCGCATGGCCTTGGAGTCTCAGAGCCCTGGCTGTACCACACTGCTCTCCAATAGCTCCCTGGAGGCTGGGGACAGCGAGAAGGACtccactcagcctcctgagctccagCTGGTGACCTCTGTGGCTGAAGGGGATATGGGGGTCCCCCAGGTGTGGGCATCTCCTGACCGGTGCCCTGTGCCTAGCACCAGTGGAATTTCTTCTGAGATGCTGACTAGTGGGCCTATTGAGGGTACTTCTTTGCCTCCTGTCGAGAGGGTGTCCCGGCCTGAAG CTGCTGTGCCAGGATACCAACATCCAAGTGAAGCCATAAATGCCCACACACCCCagttcttcatctataaaattgaTGCATCTAACCGAGAGCAGCGGCTAGAGGATAAAG GGGAGACCCCACTGGAGTTGGGTGATGACTGTAGCCTGGCTCTGGTTTGGCGAAACAATGAGCGCCTGCAGGAGTTTGTGTTGGTAGACTCCAAGGACCTGGAATGTGCTGAGGACCCAGGCTCTGCTGGTGAGGCTGCTCGCGCTGGCCACTTCACCCTGGACCAGTGCCTCAACCTCTTCACACGGCCTGAGGTGCTGGCACCTGAGGAGGCCTG GTACTGCCCACAGTGCAAACAGCACCGTGAGGCCTCCAAGCAACTGTTGCTATGGCGCTTGCCAAATGTGCTCATTGTGCAGCTCAAGCGCTTCTCCTTTCGTAGTTTTATCTGGCGTGACAAGATCAATGACTTGGTGGAGTTTCCGGTTCG GAACCTAGATCTGAGCAAGTTCTGTATTGGTCAGAAAGAGGAGCAGTTGCCCAGCTACGACCTGTATGCTGTCATCAACCACTATGGAGGCATGATTGGTGGCCACTACACTGCCTGCGCACGCCTGCCCAATGATCGCAGCAGCCAGCGCAGTGACGTGG GCTGGCGCTTATTTGATGACAGCACAGTGACGACAGTAGACGAGAGCCAGGTTGTGACACGTTATGCCTATGTACTCTTCTACCGCCGACGGAACTCTCCTGTGGAGAGGCCCCCCAGGGCAGGTCACTCTGAGCACCACCCAGACCTAGGCCCTGCAGCTGAGGCTGCTGCTAGCCAG GCTTCCCGGATTTGGCAGGAGCTCGAGGCCGAGGAGGAGCTGGTGCCTGAAGGGCCGGGGCCCCTGGGCCCATGGGGGCCCCAAGACTGGGTGGGCCCCCCGCCACGTGGCTCTACCACACCAGACGAGGGCTGCCTTCGGTACTTTGTCCTGGGCACCATGGCAGCTTTGGTGGCCCTTGTGCTCAACGTGTTCTATCCTCTGGTATCCCAGAGTCACTGGAGATGA